One window of Arthrobacter oryzae genomic DNA carries:
- a CDS encoding HpcH/HpaI aldolase/citrate lyase family protein: MTQPIYMPRSTEGTTHATPSLNDAPRAIIPQRNIPAEIARSWLLVNAMKPELFDVSAVSRADSIILDIEDAVDPSQKDTAREHVINWLTAGGKAWVRINDATSPFWASDLAGLRGTPGLLGVMLAKTESADQVTESFHRMDGQTPVIALVESAVGIEEANNIAKAQGAFRLAFGSGDFRRDTGMANTQEAMAYPRAKLVVASRVGNLPGPIDGPTVGTSHPILREQTGITVMMGMTGKLCLAIDQTPVINEVISPTPSDVAWATDFMADFEASGRVIRDGSDLPRLGRAEKIMKLAVAFGVHPAQ, translated from the coding sequence ATGACGCAGCCCATTTACATGCCCCGAAGCACCGAAGGCACTACCCACGCCACCCCATCGCTAAATGACGCTCCCCGGGCCATCATCCCGCAACGCAATATCCCCGCCGAAATTGCCCGTTCGTGGCTTTTGGTGAACGCAATGAAGCCTGAGCTTTTTGACGTCTCGGCCGTCTCGCGCGCGGATTCGATCATCCTGGACATCGAAGATGCCGTGGATCCCTCGCAGAAGGACACGGCCCGCGAACACGTGATCAACTGGCTGACCGCCGGTGGCAAGGCCTGGGTCCGCATCAACGACGCCACCAGCCCGTTCTGGGCGAGCGACCTTGCCGGGCTCCGCGGCACGCCCGGCCTGCTGGGCGTCATGCTGGCGAAGACCGAGTCAGCGGACCAGGTTACGGAGAGCTTCCACCGCATGGACGGCCAGACCCCCGTGATTGCGCTGGTGGAGTCCGCCGTCGGCATCGAGGAAGCGAACAATATCGCCAAGGCCCAGGGCGCGTTCCGCCTGGCCTTCGGGTCCGGCGACTTCCGCCGCGATACGGGCATGGCAAACACGCAGGAGGCCATGGCCTACCCGCGCGCCAAGCTCGTAGTGGCCAGCCGCGTGGGCAACCTGCCGGGCCCCATCGACGGACCCACCGTGGGCACGAGCCACCCGATCCTGCGTGAGCAGACCGGCATCACCGTGATGATGGGCATGACCGGCAAGCTGTGCCTGGCCATCGACCAGACTCCCGTCATCAATGAAGTCATCAGCCCGACGCCGTCCGACGTCGCCTGGGCCACGGACTTCATGGCCGACTTTGAGGCCAGCGGCCGCGTGATCCGCGACGGTTCCGACCTGCCGCGCCTGGGCCGCGCCGAAAAGATCATGAAGCTCGCAGTGGCCTTCGGCGTGCACCCGGCACAGTAA
- a CDS encoding fumarylacetoacetate hydrolase family protein, with translation MAYANYRYKGRDFIGEVHGEYLIPLAGLTDVGPETSADFLASASRLTESRVALSDVTLRPASPRAGKILCVGLNYKDHANDVSTATFPVLFPKYTSTLTGPADDIILPPESGQVDFEGELAVIIGKAGRRISEDDALGHILGYCVSNDITMRDYQNKSHQWLQGKIWDNTTPLGPYIVTPAETDISNAGISTTLNGEVVQKSDLSHLIFSIPTLIATISEFTTLEPADVILTGTPAGVGYRRDPQLFLQDGDTITVTVEGVGSITNTVRAEAA, from the coding sequence ATGGCCTACGCAAACTACCGATACAAAGGTCGCGACTTCATCGGCGAAGTGCACGGCGAATACCTCATCCCGTTGGCCGGCCTGACCGACGTCGGACCGGAAACATCCGCCGATTTCCTTGCCAGTGCTTCCCGCCTGACCGAGTCACGGGTTGCCCTATCCGACGTCACCCTGCGCCCGGCATCACCCAGGGCCGGCAAAATCCTCTGCGTCGGCCTGAACTACAAAGACCATGCCAACGACGTCAGCACGGCCACCTTTCCCGTCCTCTTCCCCAAGTACACATCCACCCTCACCGGACCCGCCGACGACATCATCCTGCCCCCGGAATCCGGCCAGGTCGACTTCGAAGGGGAACTCGCCGTCATCATCGGAAAAGCAGGACGCCGCATCAGCGAAGATGACGCACTGGGGCACATTCTGGGGTACTGCGTCTCCAATGACATCACCATGCGCGACTATCAGAACAAGTCCCACCAATGGCTGCAGGGCAAAATCTGGGACAACACCACCCCGCTAGGCCCTTACATCGTCACACCGGCAGAAACCGACATCAGCAACGCCGGCATCAGCACCACATTGAACGGGGAAGTTGTCCAAAAATCCGACCTCTCCCACCTGATCTTCAGCATCCCCACACTCATCGCCACCATCTCCGAATTCACCACACTGGAGCCAGCGGACGTCATCCTCACCGGCACACCAGCAGGAGTCGGATACCGCAGAGACCCACAACTGTTCCTCCAAGACGGCGACACCATCACCGTGACAGTCGAAGGAGTCGGCAGCATCACCAACACCGTCAGGGCCGAAGCCGCCTGA
- a CDS encoding HAD domain-containing protein — translation MTLKPIILLDIDGVLNPALRARPGDLRPDPQLTCARTALVRRLAQCGRIAWVSTWPTEMTAELEDQLQLDVEPLRVTLLLRPADADEPTPKLRSVTRWLARMEASGDADWDSVVWIDDVLGPDAREWARSCGLRPVLLEKPGPDLGLTEAHVIAVEVFVDGGGGAGAPAN, via the coding sequence ATGACGTTGAAGCCGATTATCCTGCTCGACATCGACGGCGTTCTCAACCCGGCCCTTCGTGCACGGCCGGGTGATCTCCGGCCGGACCCGCAGCTCACCTGCGCGAGGACTGCGTTGGTCCGGCGGCTGGCACAGTGCGGTCGAATCGCCTGGGTGTCGACGTGGCCGACTGAGATGACCGCCGAGCTTGAGGACCAGCTGCAACTCGACGTGGAGCCGTTGCGGGTGACATTGCTGCTGCGCCCGGCCGACGCCGATGAGCCGACACCGAAGCTGCGGTCGGTGACCAGGTGGCTGGCCAGGATGGAGGCGTCCGGCGACGCGGATTGGGACTCGGTCGTGTGGATTGATGACGTACTCGGACCCGACGCGCGCGAGTGGGCCCGCAGCTGCGGCCTGCGGCCCGTCCTCCTGGAGAAGCCAGGCCCGGACCTGGGTCTGACAGAGGCGCACGTGATCGCGGTCGAGGTGTTCGTCGACGGCGGGGGAGGGGCTGGCGCTCCGGCCAACTGA
- a CDS encoding helix-turn-helix domain-containing protein, translated as MKPERILEMARRKLSYRAIAQQLGTSKSTVARVLAKNAEPAADPRTG; from the coding sequence GTGAAGCCCGAGCGCATCCTGGAAATGGCCCGCCGGAAGCTGTCCTACCGGGCCATCGCCCAGCAGCTCGGGACGTCCAAATCGACGGTCGCCCGTGTCCTGGCCAAGAACGCCGAGCCGGCAGCGGATCCTCGGACAGGTTAG
- a CDS encoding mycothiol transferase — MSDAQLLAQLASERRHVLRTVDGLENDAMRRTLIPSGWTMTQLLNHLAFDDEMFWISAVLGGDDRAIAELHNGWASEPMTGSVAVNIYKREISRSDEVLAKIDLDAPPRWWPPTSVLDAPPMSNGREVVFRVLAETSVHAGHLDIIRELIDGHQDLVLE, encoded by the coding sequence ATGAGCGACGCCCAATTGCTTGCTCAGCTGGCGAGTGAGCGAAGACATGTTCTTCGAACAGTCGATGGCCTCGAGAACGATGCGATGCGTCGAACTCTAATCCCGTCCGGCTGGACAATGACGCAACTGCTCAACCACCTGGCCTTCGACGACGAGATGTTCTGGATATCGGCCGTTCTCGGTGGTGATGACAGGGCGATTGCCGAACTTCACAACGGTTGGGCTTCCGAACCGATGACCGGTTCCGTGGCCGTCAACATCTACAAGCGTGAAATCTCTCGAAGTGATGAAGTCCTTGCGAAGATCGATTTGGATGCCCCTCCCCGGTGGTGGCCTCCAACCAGCGTGTTGGACGCACCACCGATGTCCAATGGGCGTGAGGTCGTGTTTCGCGTGCTCGCCGAGACTTCCGTCCACGCGGGCCACCTCGACATCATTCGAGAGCTAATCGATGGCCATCAGGATCTTGTATTGGAATAG
- a CDS encoding VOC family protein, translated as MAGPQIYVFFPGTAREALNFYADVFGGELSLHTYEDFGRSDGPPEAVAHGVLNGVVALAGSDAAEGQTTVRLEGMMLSLLGTAEPTVLHEWFDKLSVDGSVLDPLSPKPWGASDGQVIDRHGLHWLVGYEPAT; from the coding sequence ATGGCCGGGCCCCAGATCTATGTCTTCTTTCCGGGAACTGCGCGGGAGGCCTTGAACTTTTACGCGGATGTTTTCGGCGGTGAGCTTTCCCTGCACACGTACGAGGACTTCGGCAGGAGCGACGGCCCACCAGAAGCCGTAGCTCATGGAGTGCTCAACGGCGTCGTGGCTCTGGCAGGGTCGGACGCAGCCGAAGGCCAAACAACGGTCCGGCTCGAAGGCATGATGCTCTCGCTGCTGGGAACCGCCGAACCGACAGTCCTCCATGAGTGGTTCGATAAACTTTCCGTTGACGGGTCGGTGCTCGATCCACTCTCGCCCAAGCCTTGGGGCGCCTCCGATGGCCAAGTCATTGATCGCCATGGACTTCACTGGCTTGTCGGATACGAGCCGGCGACATGA
- a CDS encoding ArsR/SmtB family transcription factor yields the protein MDELSTIFLALADPTRRALLAQLQQGDATVTELAAPHSISVPSVSRHLKVLEQAGLITKSRSAQWRNCRLQPAPLQQVEEWMRPYRDFLSTRLERLDAQLAITPDRPDEITEPEERS from the coding sequence ATGGACGAACTGAGCACTATTTTCCTTGCGCTGGCAGATCCGACTCGTCGCGCTTTGCTTGCCCAACTACAGCAGGGTGACGCGACGGTTACCGAACTGGCCGCCCCGCACTCAATAAGCGTGCCCTCCGTATCACGCCACCTGAAAGTGCTCGAGCAGGCCGGGCTTATTACTAAATCCAGGTCTGCCCAGTGGAGGAACTGCCGTCTCCAACCTGCGCCCCTACAGCAGGTTGAGGAATGGATGCGCCCGTACCGCGACTTCTTGAGCACACGGCTGGAGCGCCTGGACGCTCAGCTCGCCATAACACCCGATCGACCCGATGAGATTACAGAACCGGAGGAAAGATCATGA
- a CDS encoding AGE family epimerase/isomerase, with amino-acid sequence MTWLNSAAHARWLEAETDRLINFAAGSKVPTGFGWLDNNGAVFTDKPTHLWITARMVHSFAVAALMGRPGAATLVDHGIAALNGVFHDDEFGGWYAEVDGNGPVNDTKSGYQHSFVLLAAASAVAANRPGARELLDEALRIADTRFWDHDAGMCFDSWNREFTETEAYRGGNASMHSVEAYLIVADVTGENRWLERALHIAEVLIHDFARNNNYRVFEHFDPEWNPMPEYNTDDRASQFRAYGGTPGHWVEWARLLLHVRAGLEARGMEVPAWLLEDSRGLFDAAIRDAWEPDGHPGFVYTVDWEGKPVVTTRIRWVPAEAIGGAAALYIATGDQKYADWYERIWDHARDWFIDYEHGSWKQELDENGNVTSTVWSGKADIYHLWHCLVVPRLPLAPGLAPAVAAGLLDARLAASR; translated from the coding sequence ATGACGTGGCTGAACAGCGCCGCTCACGCGCGATGGCTCGAGGCCGAAACCGATCGGCTGATCAATTTCGCCGCGGGTTCAAAGGTGCCCACCGGATTCGGCTGGCTCGACAACAACGGCGCGGTGTTCACCGACAAGCCGACCCACCTCTGGATTACCGCGCGGATGGTTCATAGTTTCGCGGTCGCTGCACTGATGGGGCGGCCAGGCGCTGCGACACTCGTCGACCACGGCATCGCCGCCCTCAACGGAGTCTTCCACGACGATGAGTTCGGCGGCTGGTATGCCGAGGTGGACGGGAACGGACCGGTAAACGACACCAAGTCCGGTTACCAGCACTCCTTCGTGCTCCTCGCCGCTGCCAGCGCCGTTGCGGCCAACCGCCCGGGCGCCAGGGAATTGCTCGACGAGGCACTGCGCATCGCTGACACGAGGTTCTGGGACCACGACGCCGGCATGTGCTTCGACTCGTGGAACCGGGAATTCACGGAAACCGAAGCCTACCGTGGCGGGAACGCGAGCATGCACTCCGTCGAGGCGTACCTCATCGTCGCCGATGTGACCGGGGAGAACCGCTGGCTCGAACGCGCCCTCCACATCGCCGAGGTGCTCATCCACGACTTTGCGCGCAACAACAACTACCGCGTCTTCGAGCACTTCGACCCGGAGTGGAACCCCATGCCGGAGTACAACACCGATGACCGGGCCAGCCAGTTCCGCGCGTACGGCGGAACCCCCGGCCACTGGGTTGAGTGGGCACGCCTGCTCCTGCACGTCCGCGCCGGGCTCGAAGCCCGCGGCATGGAGGTTCCAGCCTGGCTGCTGGAGGACTCGCGGGGCCTGTTCGACGCCGCCATCCGCGACGCCTGGGAGCCGGACGGTCATCCGGGATTTGTTTACACCGTCGACTGGGAAGGCAAGCCGGTTGTCACCACCCGCATTCGCTGGGTTCCCGCCGAGGCAATCGGGGGCGCGGCAGCCCTCTACATCGCCACCGGCGACCAGAAGTACGCGGACTGGTACGAGCGAATCTGGGACCACGCCCGCGACTGGTTCATCGACTACGAGCACGGGTCCTGGAAGCAGGAACTCGACGAGAACGGCAATGTCACCTCGACCGTGTGGTCCGGCAAGGCGGACATCTATCACCTCTGGCACTGCCTGGTGGTCCCGCGACTTCCACTGGCACCAGGGCTTGCTCCAGCAGTCGCGGCCGGCCTGCTGGATGCACGCCTCGCTGCGTCCAGGTAA
- a CDS encoding sulfite exporter TauE/SafE family protein, which translates to MLTTGLVLGAVVMGAGMQRITGMGFALVAAPFLVLLLGPVEGVVLVNLCGAVTAGAIIFRVLRDIDWKRYAALAASALLGIIPAALLIRLIPPAVLEISIGVLLAVGLTILLGLKSATLTPRRRYLFTAGGLSGFMNTAAGVGGPAVSMYSIATRWPHKSFAATMQPYFFTIGVFSLISKALTAPATFPALPWGMWVAVAVACLAGLVLGDVAARFVPARAAQVLLIVLAYLGAAATIIRGVLGVVG; encoded by the coding sequence ATGCTGACCACCGGGTTGGTTCTGGGCGCCGTCGTCATGGGAGCCGGGATGCAGCGCATCACCGGCATGGGCTTCGCCCTGGTGGCTGCTCCCTTCCTGGTCCTGCTCCTTGGCCCGGTGGAGGGGGTGGTGCTGGTGAACCTCTGCGGCGCCGTGACGGCGGGAGCCATCATCTTCCGGGTGCTGCGGGACATCGACTGGAAGCGGTACGCGGCACTGGCGGCGTCGGCGCTGCTGGGGATCATCCCGGCAGCCTTGCTGATCCGGCTCATCCCGCCGGCGGTGCTGGAGATCTCCATCGGGGTGCTCCTCGCCGTCGGGCTCACCATTTTGCTTGGCCTCAAGTCCGCCACGCTCACTCCGCGCCGCCGCTACCTTTTCACGGCCGGCGGCCTGAGCGGGTTTATGAATACGGCGGCAGGGGTGGGCGGGCCTGCTGTCAGCATGTACTCCATCGCCACCCGGTGGCCGCACAAATCCTTCGCTGCCACCATGCAACCGTACTTTTTTACCATCGGTGTGTTCTCGCTGATCTCCAAGGCCCTCACGGCCCCGGCAACGTTCCCCGCGCTGCCATGGGGAATGTGGGTGGCCGTCGCCGTGGCCTGCCTCGCAGGGCTGGTGCTGGGCGACGTCGCTGCCCGGTTCGTCCCCGCCCGTGCCGCCCAGGTCCTGCTGATCGTCCTGGCGTACCTCGGAGCGGCTGCCACCATCATCCGCGGCGTGCTCGGTGTCGTCGGCTGA
- a CDS encoding NAD-dependent succinate-semialdehyde dehydrogenase, whose amino-acid sequence MNLKSARHLVKGTWHTAGSSKDVTDPGNGGTVGEVAWGSADDATAAADAAAEAFGSWSRTTARTRADLLRNAADLLAERRDELAHTLALEAGKRLPEAQGEVDFSVEYFRWFAEEVRRSTGTVSPPELHGRRHLSLRKPIGVALSLTPWNFPVSIQARKLAAMLAAGCTVVGRVSEKAPLAATGLFEVLHDAGFPAGVVNLVHGPSREITAALLQHPAVRAVSFTGSTGVGRQIMASASERVVRPLLELGGNAPFIVFEDADLDAAVDGAVLGRLRNTGQSCVAANRFLVQDSIAEEFSQKLAARFDAMSIGHGVPDDGSGVPDLGPMIDADRVAAVQALVDDALTRGARRVTQRTDVPARGAFMAPTLLTDVPDDAPLVSEEVFGPAAGVVTFTSDEDAIRKANATEMGLAAYLWSRDPKRAWDIPERLEAGIVGVNDPLPSVAFAPMGGAKQSGLGREGSSLGLEEFEEIQYVAWKP is encoded by the coding sequence GTGAACCTCAAATCAGCCCGCCACCTGGTGAAAGGAACCTGGCACACCGCCGGCAGTTCCAAGGACGTAACCGACCCCGGAAACGGCGGCACCGTCGGCGAAGTGGCCTGGGGCAGCGCCGACGACGCCACAGCGGCCGCAGACGCCGCGGCCGAAGCCTTCGGGTCCTGGTCCCGGACGACAGCCCGCACCCGGGCAGACCTGCTCCGGAACGCCGCGGACCTGCTGGCCGAACGCCGCGACGAACTGGCCCATACCCTGGCCCTGGAAGCCGGAAAACGGCTCCCGGAAGCCCAGGGAGAAGTGGACTTCTCTGTTGAATACTTCCGCTGGTTCGCCGAGGAAGTCCGCCGCTCCACCGGCACCGTCAGCCCGCCCGAACTCCACGGCCGGCGCCACCTCAGCCTCCGCAAACCCATCGGCGTGGCACTCAGCCTCACCCCGTGGAACTTTCCCGTATCCATCCAGGCCCGCAAGCTCGCCGCAATGCTGGCCGCAGGCTGCACCGTCGTAGGCCGGGTCTCCGAAAAGGCGCCGCTCGCCGCCACCGGCCTGTTCGAGGTCCTGCACGACGCCGGGTTCCCCGCCGGCGTCGTCAACCTGGTCCACGGACCCTCGCGTGAAATCACCGCCGCCCTGCTCCAGCACCCCGCCGTGCGGGCCGTCAGCTTCACCGGATCCACCGGTGTGGGCCGCCAGATCATGGCCTCCGCTTCAGAGCGCGTGGTCCGTCCGCTGCTTGAACTCGGCGGCAACGCACCGTTCATTGTCTTCGAGGACGCGGACCTGGATGCCGCCGTCGACGGTGCTGTTCTGGGCCGGCTCCGTAACACCGGCCAGTCGTGCGTGGCAGCGAACCGCTTCCTGGTCCAGGACAGCATCGCCGAGGAATTTTCGCAGAAACTGGCCGCGCGGTTCGACGCCATGAGCATTGGCCACGGCGTCCCCGACGACGGTTCTGGCGTTCCGGACCTCGGCCCCATGATCGACGCCGATCGGGTGGCCGCGGTCCAGGCCCTGGTGGACGACGCCCTCACGCGCGGCGCCCGCCGCGTCACTCAGCGGACCGATGTTCCGGCGCGCGGCGCGTTCATGGCCCCCACACTGCTCACGGACGTCCCCGACGACGCACCCCTGGTGAGCGAAGAAGTGTTCGGCCCGGCGGCCGGCGTCGTGACCTTCACCTCGGACGAGGACGCCATCCGCAAGGCGAACGCCACCGAGATGGGCCTCGCCGCGTACCTCTGGAGCCGCGACCCCAAGCGTGCCTGGGACATCCCCGAACGCCTGGAAGCCGGCATCGTAGGGGTCAACGATCCCCTCCCTTCCGTGGCCTTCGCCCCCATGGGAGGCGCCAAGCAGTCCGGCCTGGGCCGCGAAGGATCAAGCCTTGGGCTCGAGGAGTTCGAGGAGATCCAGTACGTGGCCTGGAAGCCGTAA
- a CDS encoding carbohydrate ABC transporter permease translates to MLASLSRRAILGIYAVIIIVPLTVVGFGSFKSTQELFAGPFSLPQSLSPANYAEVIGGQDLGSSFMNSVFVTAISVPLTLFLASLAGYAISRLKGFMAWAIFGFLVLGMAIPAQANMVPLYVLFGRLGLLDSLAGLVLANVVSTLPIAVFILGGFMRTLPKELYEASSIDGTGPWRTYVSIALPLSAPSVAAAAIFLFVIHWNELLYPLLFIQSPGNRTLPLALLSFQGEFQTNYPLLFAGVILASLPVVVAYVFLQRYFVAGITAGASKG, encoded by the coding sequence ATGCTCGCTTCACTAAGTCGCCGCGCAATTCTTGGAATCTACGCGGTCATCATCATCGTTCCGCTGACCGTGGTGGGGTTCGGCAGCTTCAAGTCCACGCAGGAACTTTTCGCCGGGCCGTTCAGTCTGCCGCAGTCCCTCTCACCCGCCAACTACGCGGAGGTGATCGGCGGCCAGGATCTGGGGTCGTCGTTCATGAACAGCGTCTTTGTCACCGCCATCTCGGTCCCCCTGACCCTCTTCCTGGCCAGCCTCGCCGGGTACGCCATCTCCCGGCTCAAGGGGTTTATGGCCTGGGCCATCTTCGGCTTCCTGGTCCTGGGCATGGCCATCCCGGCCCAGGCCAACATGGTGCCGCTGTACGTCCTGTTCGGCCGGCTCGGTCTGCTGGACAGCCTGGCAGGCCTGGTGCTTGCCAACGTGGTGTCCACCCTGCCCATCGCCGTGTTTATCCTCGGCGGCTTCATGCGGACCCTGCCCAAGGAACTCTACGAGGCATCCTCCATTGACGGCACCGGCCCGTGGCGGACGTACGTGTCCATCGCGCTCCCCCTGTCCGCCCCGTCCGTTGCTGCCGCGGCCATCTTCCTGTTCGTCATCCACTGGAACGAACTCCTCTATCCGCTCCTGTTCATCCAGTCCCCGGGTAACCGGACCCTGCCGCTGGCACTGCTCAGCTTCCAGGGCGAGTTCCAGACCAACTACCCGCTCCTGTTCGCCGGCGTCATCCTGGCGTCCCTGCCCGTCGTGGTGGCCTACGTCTTCCTGCAGCGCTACTTCGTCGCCGGTATCACCGCCGGAGCAAGCAAAGGATGA
- a CDS encoding carbohydrate ABC transporter permease, producing the protein MSTHTKMAAKRKAPDSRTETDAANGRRRSPTRVNPALYLFPLPAVAIIAFFLVMPTLQAFQYAITDWNGFSAAFNYVGLDNFVRAFTKDSLFTNALTNNLKFVLMVVIAQTAFSLVLALLLTKNSRGSILLRALFFFPTILSSVSVAFIWKFIYDPNFGLANAVLDGVGLEALQGSYLGNNAQALYWVAVTQVWFHAGQMMVVYIAGLQAIPRELYEAAEMDGAGKWQQFKSITWPFVAPATSIVVAYTTVQSFKAFDLILGIAGNPPKQSLDILSTRIYSTFANSEFGYAAAQSIIFMAMIALVTWLQRRLLRLTPKGE; encoded by the coding sequence ATGAGCACCCACACCAAAATGGCTGCCAAACGGAAGGCCCCGGACAGCCGCACCGAAACCGACGCCGCGAACGGGCGCCGCCGCTCCCCCACTCGGGTGAATCCGGCACTGTACCTCTTCCCGCTTCCCGCCGTCGCCATCATCGCCTTCTTCCTGGTGATGCCCACCCTGCAGGCATTCCAGTACGCCATCACGGACTGGAACGGCTTCTCAGCAGCGTTCAACTACGTGGGGCTGGACAACTTTGTCCGCGCGTTCACCAAGGACTCGCTCTTCACCAACGCGCTGACCAACAACCTGAAGTTCGTGCTGATGGTGGTCATCGCGCAGACGGCCTTCTCCCTGGTGCTGGCCCTGCTCCTCACGAAGAACTCACGCGGCAGCATCCTGCTCCGGGCCCTGTTCTTCTTCCCCACCATCCTCTCCTCCGTCTCCGTGGCCTTCATCTGGAAGTTCATCTACGACCCCAACTTCGGCCTGGCCAACGCGGTCCTGGACGGAGTTGGCCTGGAAGCCCTGCAGGGTTCCTACCTCGGCAACAACGCCCAGGCCCTGTACTGGGTGGCCGTGACGCAGGTCTGGTTCCACGCGGGACAGATGATGGTGGTCTACATCGCGGGCCTGCAGGCCATCCCGCGGGAACTGTATGAAGCCGCGGAGATGGACGGTGCCGGCAAATGGCAGCAATTCAAGTCCATTACCTGGCCGTTTGTGGCCCCGGCAACGTCAATCGTCGTTGCCTACACCACCGTCCAGTCATTCAAGGCCTTCGACCTGATCCTGGGCATCGCGGGGAACCCGCCCAAGCAGTCCCTGGATATCCTCTCCACCCGCATTTACAGCACCTTTGCCAACTCGGAATTCGGCTACGCCGCCGCCCAGTCGATCATCTTTATGGCGATGATCGCCCTGGTCACTTGGCTCCAGCGCCGGTTGCTCCGGCTGACCCCGAAGGGGGAATGA
- a CDS encoding ABC transporter substrate-binding protein, producing the protein MSQISRRQAIAILGALGFGATAAACAGPGGTTGPGGATGPAAPATGAVTGKVSFAHWRGEDKAVFDELIKRFAALHDGVEVVQDISTSNDYNAQGLQKVRGAAIGDAFATFRGAQFKNFTEAGIYTELKGSKAAANYQPGLLTAGQSGDSQLGLPYQVVFPMPMANADLFDKAGAEIAPKDWDGFLAMCEKLAASGVIPISWPGGDVGNGGQLFNCMIANNAPVDDMCAQIEQGKLKCTDDWFLKMLGQYKDLVPYLQPNATGTAVEPAQNLFSQGKAAMLATGSYHLAAVRGLGATFPIELVFPNTSDGSGKFEGAYNATFILGVNSASKNQAASAAWIDFLSEPGNAGYYANQTAQHVAVNGVEYTNADLKRLSPWLDKKTALAARFQFQNLDVRNAVEASATAVISGTSPDQAAEAAQKIVDERL; encoded by the coding sequence GTGAGTCAGATTTCACGCAGGCAGGCCATCGCGATTCTCGGAGCCCTGGGCTTCGGAGCAACTGCGGCAGCATGCGCCGGACCGGGCGGCACCACGGGGCCCGGCGGCGCCACCGGCCCGGCCGCACCCGCCACCGGCGCCGTCACGGGCAAGGTCTCGTTCGCCCACTGGCGCGGTGAGGACAAGGCAGTGTTCGACGAACTCATCAAGCGCTTCGCGGCACTGCACGACGGCGTGGAGGTGGTCCAGGACATCTCCACCTCCAACGACTACAACGCCCAGGGCCTGCAGAAGGTCCGCGGCGCAGCCATCGGAGACGCGTTCGCCACCTTCCGAGGCGCCCAGTTCAAGAACTTCACCGAGGCTGGAATCTACACCGAGCTCAAGGGCAGCAAGGCGGCAGCCAATTACCAGCCGGGCCTGCTGACAGCCGGACAGTCAGGCGACAGCCAGCTGGGCCTGCCTTACCAGGTGGTCTTCCCCATGCCGATGGCCAACGCCGACCTGTTCGACAAGGCCGGCGCGGAGATCGCCCCGAAGGACTGGGACGGCTTCCTGGCCATGTGCGAGAAGCTCGCGGCCTCCGGGGTCATCCCCATCTCCTGGCCGGGCGGCGACGTCGGAAACGGTGGCCAACTGTTCAACTGCATGATCGCCAACAACGCCCCGGTTGACGACATGTGCGCCCAGATCGAGCAGGGCAAGCTCAAGTGCACCGACGACTGGTTCCTGAAGATGCTGGGCCAGTACAAGGACCTGGTCCCGTACCTGCAGCCCAACGCCACCGGTACCGCGGTGGAGCCGGCGCAGAACCTGTTCTCGCAGGGCAAGGCCGCCATGCTGGCCACCGGCTCCTACCACCTTGCCGCAGTCCGCGGGCTGGGAGCCACGTTCCCCATCGAACTTGTCTTCCCCAACACCTCCGACGGCAGCGGCAAATTCGAAGGTGCCTACAACGCCACGTTCATCCTCGGCGTCAACTCGGCAAGCAAGAACCAGGCCGCCTCCGCCGCGTGGATCGACTTCCTCTCCGAGCCCGGGAACGCCGGCTACTACGCCAACCAGACAGCCCAGCACGTGGCCGTGAACGGCGTGGAGTACACCAACGCGGACCTGAAGCGACTGAGCCCCTGGCTGGACAAGAAGACGGCCCTGGCCGCCCGCTTCCAGTTCCAGAACCTTGATGTCCGCAACGCGGTGGAGGCCAGCGCCACGGCGGTCATCTCGGGCACCAGCCCCGATCAGGCCGCCGAAGCCGCCCAGAAGATTGTTGACGAACGGCTATGA